A stretch of DNA from Kiritimatiellia bacterium:
TTCGGTCATCTGTAGATTTCTTTCCGATGTCCGACGGCGACCACGAACACGATCAGCAAGTCATCTTCGATCGTATAGAGGATTCTATAGTCGCCTTGTCTGAGGCGGTACTGTTCAAGGCCGGAGAGCTTCTTGGACTGGGGTGGGCGGGGATCGTCGGCCAGCGATTCGATCGCCAAGATGATTCTCTGAAGATCTTTCTTGGGAATGGACGCAAAGTCTTTTTGGACGCTTCT
This window harbors:
- a CDS encoding type II toxin-antitoxin system RelE/ParE family toxin, with translation MGKYRIELKRSVQKDFASIPKKDLQRIILAIESLADDPRPPQSKKLSGLEQYRLRQGDYRILYTIEDDLLIVFVVAVGHRKEIYR